The Streptomyces sp. NBC_00224 genome has a window encoding:
- a CDS encoding transposase, translating into MSAMRRARATAGSNAHNKTRSQTVVPELGPVVLDVPRQGEGSCEPQVARERRRRLTAADERGLLLCAHGLTHGETSAHLREVCGTEVSETTISTVTGEGDRRHERVAEPAPSGPRHHVHRLCACEAEEWASPTDWPIHVLLAVTADGTRTMLGLWAGNGDAGTKHCPRSPSRSRTGALTMSASSFAMP; encoded by the coding sequence ATGTCCGCGATGAGAAGGGCCCGTGCGACCGCCGGCAGCAACGCCCACAACAAGACCCGCTCGCAGACCGTGGTGCCCGAGCTCGGGCCGGTTGTACTCGACGTGCCTCGGCAAGGTGAGGGCAGCTGCGAACCGCAGGTCGCCAGAGAGCGGCGGCGCCGTCTGACCGCTGCGGACGAGAGGGGGCTGTTGCTGTGCGCCCACGGTCTCACTCACGGGGAGACCTCCGCCCACCTGCGGGAGGTCTGCGGCACCGAGGTCTCCGAGACGACCATCTCCACGGTCACCGGTGAGGGTGATCGACGGCATGAACGAGTAGCAGAGCCCGCTCCCTCCGGTCCTCGCCATCATGTTCATCGACTGTGTGCATGCGAAGCTGAGGAGTGGGCAAGTCCGACGGATTGGCCAATCCACGTCCTGTTGGCGGTCACGGCCGACGGCACCCGCACCATGCTCGGGCTGTGGGCCGGCAACGGCGATGCGGGCACCAAGCACTGCCCCAGGTCCCCATCGAGGTCAAGAACGGGGGCGTTGACAATGTCCGCATCCTCCTTTGCGATGCCCTGA
- a CDS encoding C40 family peptidase, which translates to MKSAGFQSPGFAEVVPDDCGCAECTSTPVHPGAARSGLSVRGALAAAVGAAVLVGVGSGAASAEPIPKHAGWDGSKYWYQDATGWWRWTSHYDKYRAHTGQSPDARAATPSPPAARPGSEPVFRGKRGWDAIDGVYWYQRDGQWWWTSHKDKYERQTRGTDSRGAGASRAAGTPLRYGTEAAISFAMSQLGDPYVWGGNGPDGWDCSGLVQAAYRRAGVSLPRVANDQYRATTSISRGELRRGDLVFWSSDGSAQSIHHVAIYLGNDQYLEAPRPGKKVRVSSFSSYNPNLYGRVR; encoded by the coding sequence ATGAAGAGCGCTGGTTTCCAGAGCCCGGGGTTCGCTGAAGTGGTTCCGGACGACTGCGGATGCGCCGAGTGCACGAGCACCCCCGTCCATCCTGGCGCGGCTCGTTCCGGGCTGAGCGTGCGGGGGGCTCTGGCAGCAGCGGTGGGGGCGGCGGTGTTGGTGGGCGTGGGCTCGGGTGCCGCGTCCGCGGAGCCAATACCCAAGCACGCGGGCTGGGACGGCTCCAAGTACTGGTACCAGGACGCGACCGGTTGGTGGCGCTGGACCTCCCACTACGACAAATACCGTGCTCACACGGGCCAGAGCCCCGACGCGCGCGCGGCAACCCCGTCGCCGCCGGCCGCGCGCCCCGGCAGTGAGCCTGTCTTCCGTGGTAAGCGAGGCTGGGATGCCATCGACGGCGTCTACTGGTATCAGCGCGACGGCCAGTGGTGGTGGACCAGTCACAAGGACAAGTACGAGCGTCAAACGCGGGGGACCGACTCGAGAGGGGCCGGTGCTTCACGCGCTGCCGGAACCCCGCTGCGCTACGGCACCGAGGCTGCCATCTCTTTTGCCATGTCCCAGCTTGGCGACCCGTACGTCTGGGGTGGCAACGGGCCGGACGGCTGGGACTGCTCAGGCCTGGTCCAGGCCGCATACCGGCGTGCCGGCGTCTCCTTGCCCAGGGTCGCGAACGACCAGTACCGGGCCACCACCTCGATCTCCCGCGGCGAGTTGCGCCGAGGCGACCTGGTGTTCTGGTCCAGCGACGGTTCAGCCCAGAGCATCCATCACGTCGCCATCTACCTCGGCAACGATCAGTACCTGGAAGCCCCCCGACCCGGCAAGAAGGTCCGGGTCTCCTCCTTCAGCTCGTACAACCCCAACCTGTACGGCCGTGTCCGCTGA
- a CDS encoding IS3 family transposase (programmed frameshift): MARPSPYPLELRKRAVRMVAEVRPEYDTEWSAMKAVAAKLGIGTTETLRKWVRQDQIDNGARPGTTTEESAQVKAMKKEIAELKRANEILKAAAKFLRGRARPATDTLVAFIDEYRDRFGGVEPICRVLTQHGCKIAPATYYAARKRRLAPSPQSVRDEELKKQIKEVYEANYRVYGTRKVWRQLNRQGRQVARCTVERLMREIGIAGAVRGKKVITTMPDPAAARAPDRLDREFVAPAPNRTWVADFTHIAAWAGIVYVAFVVDTFSRRIVGWSASLSKQTQLVLDALDMGLWQRDRDGYPPIPGELVHHSDAGSQYTSFRLAEHLDAARIAASIGSVGDAYDNALMESTIGLFKTEVIKPQRPWKTLSHVELATAEWVDWYNHRRLHGEIGHIPPVEYEANYYRATTKPQVTVNI; this comes from the exons ATGGCACGCCCTTCCCCTTACCCCCTTGAACTGCGCAAACGAGCGGTCCGCATGGTCGCCGAAGTACGGCCTGAGTACGACACCGAGTGGTCCGCGATGAAGGCGGTCGCCGCCAAGCTGGGGATCGGGACAACCGAGACGCTGCGCAAATGGGTCCGCCAGGACCAGATCGACAACGGTGCCCGACCGGGGACGACGACGGAGGAGTCCGCGCAGGTCAAGGCGATGAAGAAGGAGATTGCCGAGCTGAAGCGGGCGAACGAGATCTTGAAGGCCGCGGCGA AGTTTCTTCGCGGCCGAGCTCGACCGGCCACTGACACGCTCGTAGCGTTCATCGACGAGTACCGGGACCGCTTCGGCGGTGTCGAGCCGATCTGCCGCGTGCTCACCCAGCACGGCTGCAAGATCGCCCCTGCCACCTACTACGCAGCCAGGAAACGCCGGTTGGCGCCCTCGCCGCAGTCCGTGCGGGACGAGGAACTCAAGAAACAGATCAAGGAAGTCTACGAGGCCAACTACCGCGTCTATGGCACGAGGAAGGTCTGGAGACAGCTCAACCGCCAGGGCCGGCAAGTGGCCCGCTGCACCGTCGAGCGCCTGATGCGTGAGATCGGCATCGCCGGCGCTGTCCGCGGCAAGAAAGTGATCACCACGATGCCCGACCCGGCCGCCGCGAGGGCCCCGGACCGCCTGGACCGCGAGTTCGTCGCTCCCGCGCCGAACCGCACCTGGGTCGCCGACTTCACACATATAGCTGCCTGGGCGGGCATCGTCTACGTCGCGTTCGTCGTGGACACCTTCTCGCGCCGCATCGTCGGCTGGTCCGCGTCGCTGTCGAAACAGACCCAACTCGTCCTGGACGCTCTGGACATGGGGCTGTGGCAGCGTGACCGGGACGGATACCCGCCCATTCCAGGTGAGTTGGTGCATCACTCCGATGCCGGGTCCCAATACACGTCATTTCGCCTTGCCGAACACCTGGACGCGGCCCGAATCGCGGCCTCGATCGGCTCGGTCGGCGACGCCTATGACAACGCGCTCATGGAGTCGACGATCGGCCTGTTCAAGACCGAAGTCATCAAACCGCAGCGGCCATGGAAGACGCTCTCGCATGTCGAGCTCGCCACCGCCGAGTGGGTCGACTGGTACAACCACCGTCGACTCCACGGTGAGATAGGGCACATACCGCCCGTCGAATACGAAGCCAACTACTACCGAGCAACCACGAAACCCCAGGTCACAGTCAACATCTGA
- a CDS encoding NF041680 family putative transposase — MAVAVSVLGPGMSRQGQANLMRFRRSWYACLVRRADALFELTDALLAAGPVVSLPYLSLDGLHRRGHGSTYAALAQGRVDPEAARELLADSLPGVSCPVFAVDVSVWVRSDAECSPGRGYYYHPSRHSAGQPIVAGWAYSWLAGLELSTNSWSAPVDARRLLPGENPSTIAARQIRGLLQRRPELGARSPLFVFDGGYDSVRLALDLTGSPAQILVRVRSDRCFYADPPPRRTTVAGRPRRHGAKFTCADPATWPTPDSVHSCADEQYGVVTVQLWHRLHAKTQQHDGHGSRGPRPVVPGTVVRLSVDRLPGRARAPKTLWLWWAGPSGQVPDPDLLWRAYTRRFDIEHTFRFARQTLNWTLPRPRTPEQADRWTWIVLVAYTQLRLARPLVTDHRLPWEKPLPSNRLTPGRVRRRFRHVQAAVGTLTNPPQPCGRSTGRPPGSRRGPAPRHPAVKTTA, encoded by the coding sequence ATGGCCGTCGCTGTCAGTGTGCTCGGGCCCGGGATGTCCCGCCAGGGGCAAGCCAACCTGATGCGCTTTCGTAGGAGTTGGTATGCCTGTCTGGTCCGGCGCGCGGATGCGTTGTTTGAGCTGACGGACGCTCTACTGGCGGCCGGGCCGGTCGTCTCGCTGCCGTATCTGTCGCTGGACGGGCTGCACCGACGTGGTCACGGCAGCACCTACGCCGCCTTGGCCCAGGGCCGAGTGGATCCCGAAGCGGCACGTGAGTTGCTGGCCGACTCGCTGCCTGGTGTGTCGTGTCCGGTGTTCGCGGTGGATGTGAGTGTGTGGGTCCGCAGTGATGCCGAGTGCTCGCCCGGCCGCGGTTACTACTACCACCCCTCCAGGCACTCGGCGGGCCAGCCGATCGTGGCAGGCTGGGCCTATTCCTGGCTGGCCGGCCTGGAGCTGAGCACGAACTCGTGGAGCGCTCCGGTCGATGCCCGGCGCCTGCTCCCGGGCGAGAACCCCAGCACCATCGCCGCCCGCCAGATCCGCGGCCTGCTGCAACGGCGTCCCGAACTGGGCGCTCGGAGCCCGCTGTTCGTCTTCGATGGCGGGTACGACTCCGTCCGCCTCGCGCTCGACCTCACCGGCAGTCCGGCTCAGATCCTGGTCCGGGTCCGCTCCGACCGGTGCTTCTACGCCGACCCGCCACCCCGCAGGACGACGGTCGCGGGGCGGCCGCGGCGCCACGGCGCGAAGTTCACCTGTGCCGATCCCGCCACCTGGCCGACCCCGGACTCCGTCCACTCATGTGCGGACGAGCAGTACGGCGTGGTCACCGTGCAGCTCTGGCACCGCCTGCACGCCAAGACCCAGCAGCATGACGGGCATGGCAGCCGTGGCCCTCGCCCTGTCGTCCCGGGCACCGTGGTCCGCCTCAGCGTCGACCGGCTGCCCGGCCGGGCCAGGGCACCGAAGACGTTGTGGCTGTGGTGGGCGGGACCCTCCGGCCAGGTTCCCGATCCGGATTTGCTCTGGCGGGCCTATACCCGCCGCTTCGACATCGAGCACACCTTCCGCTTCGCCCGCCAGACACTGAACTGGACCCTGCCCCGCCCGCGCACCCCGGAACAGGCCGACCGATGGACCTGGATCGTGCTCGTCGCCTACACCCAACTCCGCCTCGCCCGCCCCCTGGTCACCGACCACCGCCTGCCCTGGGAGAAACCACTGCCATCAAATCGGCTCACACCTGGCCGGGTCCGTCGACGATTTCGTCATGTTCAGGCAGCAGTGGGAACACTGACCAACCCACCACAACCCTGCGGACGTTCCACCGGCCGACCACCAGGCAGCCGACGAGGCCCCGCACCCCGCCATCCAGCAGTCAAAACAACCGCATGA
- a CDS encoding condensation domain-containing protein has product MRITDLQRCEIRPGRLVEWTLHPTTVEAALASPDDSRPPSYLQESHVRTTRSVRQEGLFVPTWLGTVFDIPGRIDLDVLQDVLRAWALRHETLRSGFRWIGEEMRRFTLDADAVVLHREAIGDFCDTGTLSRYLQDRFDVAADALTWPNFIFTAVVRGDSTSVCMAFDHSNVDSYSIQHIPGEIHDLYAAGLEGRAVEAPPAASYVDFCATERTDADQIDDTHAIVARWREFIAQCDGKLPSFPIDLGLAPDGPMPTQRLMSEMLVDDTDAAAFEAHCRPFGGSLIGVLAATGIIAHEIGGQQVFRTVVPLHTRVKSQWSDSVGWYVGGAPIEIPVAQAPDFDSALTMVRAALRENRPLSRMPIARVLGLLGSDFRPTSPDLYSIVSLVDTRGIPGSERWQGMRARGLLRVSYGDQVCVWMNRLHEGLHLASRYPDTDIAYSNMRWYIERLREFIVSVAQGTAVIAKSRYEPFRVW; this is encoded by the coding sequence TTGCGAATCACCGACCTCCAGCGTTGCGAGATCAGGCCCGGACGCCTCGTGGAATGGACACTGCACCCGACAACCGTTGAGGCAGCATTGGCTTCACCGGACGACTCTCGCCCACCCTCGTACCTTCAGGAGTCCCACGTTCGAACGACGCGATCGGTACGCCAGGAGGGCTTGTTCGTACCGACCTGGCTCGGCACAGTGTTCGACATCCCAGGGCGGATCGATCTCGACGTCCTTCAAGACGTATTGCGGGCCTGGGCGCTTCGGCACGAGACGCTGCGTAGCGGCTTCCGGTGGATTGGCGAGGAAATGCGGCGCTTCACGCTGGACGCCGACGCCGTAGTGCTGCACCGCGAGGCCATCGGCGACTTCTGCGACACCGGGACGCTGAGCCGGTACCTACAGGACCGTTTCGATGTTGCGGCGGATGCGCTGACCTGGCCGAACTTTATCTTCACAGCGGTCGTCAGAGGAGACAGCACAAGCGTCTGCATGGCGTTCGACCACAGCAACGTCGACTCATACTCGATCCAGCACATCCCCGGCGAGATCCACGATCTCTACGCGGCCGGACTGGAAGGCCGCGCTGTGGAAGCGCCCCCGGCCGCCAGCTACGTGGACTTCTGTGCGACCGAGCGCACGGACGCAGACCAGATCGACGACACTCACGCGATCGTCGCTCGCTGGCGGGAGTTCATCGCCCAGTGCGACGGGAAGCTGCCGAGCTTCCCCATCGACCTCGGCCTTGCCCCCGACGGACCGATGCCCACCCAGAGACTCATGTCCGAGATGCTCGTGGACGACACGGACGCAGCAGCCTTCGAGGCACACTGTCGCCCTTTCGGGGGGAGTCTGATCGGTGTCCTCGCCGCCACCGGCATCATTGCCCACGAGATCGGTGGGCAGCAGGTGTTCCGCACCGTCGTGCCGTTGCACACCAGGGTGAAGTCCCAGTGGTCGGACTCGGTGGGCTGGTACGTCGGTGGCGCGCCGATCGAGATTCCCGTGGCGCAGGCCCCTGATTTCGACAGTGCACTCACGATGGTCCGCGCCGCACTGCGGGAGAACCGGCCACTGTCCCGGATGCCCATCGCCCGCGTGCTCGGGCTGCTGGGCTCCGACTTTCGTCCCACGTCTCCGGACCTGTACTCGATCGTGTCGCTCGTCGACACGCGTGGCATTCCGGGGTCGGAGCGGTGGCAGGGCATGAGGGCGCGCGGGCTGTTGCGGGTTTCGTATGGCGACCAGGTGTGCGTGTGGATGAACAGGCTCCACGAAGGCTTGCACCTCGCGAGCCGCTATCCGGACACCGACATCGCGTACAGCAACATGCGGTGGTACATCGAGCGGCTTCGGGAATTCATCGTTTCGGTGGCGCAAGGCACGGCCGTGATCGCTAAAAGTCGCTATGAACCGTTCCGGGTTTGGTAG
- a CDS encoding IS701 family transposase yields the protein MGGDLGDVRLWAGELSTVHERFVHRFSREEPRQSALAYMRGLIAPLERKNGWTLAEEAGHTGPDRIHRLLNRIEWNADEVLDDVRGYVVERLGDQDAVLIIDDTGFLKKGVRSAGVQRQYSGTAGRTENSQIGVFLAYATSRGRTLIDRRLYLPASWTDDRERCRQAGIDDSVAFETKVAMARAMVRRAVTDRIPFGWVTADAAYGYSKGWRFELEQADVFHVMATTRHDTVVTRWSIDHPVHDLFPGLPRQKWKRRSCGQGAHGQRVYDWARVEVRPWHREDRRHWVIARRSVRRPEEISYYIAYCPADTTLDELIRVAGSRWAVEECFQSAKQECGLDDYQVRRYDGWHRHMTLAMAAHACLTVLRARELDTDKAETDPPSSSTSAFPRSDA from the coding sequence ATGGGTGGGGACCTTGGTGATGTCAGGTTGTGGGCCGGGGAACTGAGCACGGTGCACGAGCGGTTCGTGCACCGGTTCAGCCGGGAGGAGCCGCGGCAGTCGGCGCTGGCCTACATGCGGGGACTGATTGCTCCGCTGGAGCGGAAGAACGGCTGGACGCTCGCGGAAGAAGCCGGACACACGGGCCCTGACCGTATCCACCGGCTGCTGAACCGGATCGAATGGAACGCCGACGAGGTCCTGGACGACGTGCGCGGCTACGTCGTGGAACGCCTCGGAGACCAGGATGCCGTCCTGATCATCGACGACACAGGTTTCCTCAAGAAGGGCGTCCGCTCGGCCGGTGTCCAACGCCAGTACTCCGGCACCGCCGGACGCACGGAGAACAGCCAGATCGGTGTGTTCCTCGCCTACGCCACCAGCCGCGGACGCACCCTGATCGACCGCCGCTTGTATCTGCCCGCGTCATGGACCGACGACCGGGAAAGGTGCCGGCAGGCCGGCATCGACGACAGCGTTGCCTTCGAGACGAAGGTGGCCATGGCCCGGGCAATGGTCCGCCGGGCGGTCACCGACAGGATCCCGTTCGGGTGGGTGACGGCGGATGCCGCCTACGGCTACAGCAAGGGCTGGCGCTTCGAGCTGGAACAGGCCGATGTCTTCCATGTCATGGCCACCACCCGCCACGACACCGTCGTCACCCGCTGGTCCATCGACCATCCCGTCCACGACCTGTTCCCGGGCCTGCCACGGCAGAAATGGAAACGCCGCTCGTGCGGCCAGGGCGCCCACGGACAGAGGGTTTATGACTGGGCCCGCGTCGAGGTTCGGCCTTGGCATCGCGAAGACCGCCGGCACTGGGTCATCGCCCGCCGCAGCGTCCGCAGGCCCGAGGAGATCTCCTACTACATCGCCTACTGCCCTGCCGACACCACTTTGGACGAACTGATCCGTGTCGCGGGCAGCCGGTGGGCGGTTGAGGAATGCTTCCAGAGCGCGAAGCAGGAGTGCGGCCTGGACGACTACCAGGTCCGACGTTACGACGGCTGGCACCGCCACATGACCCTGGCCATGGCCGCCCACGCCTGCCTCACCGTCCTGCGGGCCCGCGAACTCGACACGGACAAAGCAGAAACGGATCCTCCCAGCTCATCCACCTCAGCCTTCCCGAGATCAGACGCCTGA
- a CDS encoding transposase family protein: MVFSRITPTTEASLVPHPAMLDVPHELVEHVSWLLHARRSEINSPWRRLGCFKQALLALAYLQKNETFAQLGAGFGVSEATAWRYVDETLEVLAAWAPGLREALVGLGDGDFVIVDGTLIPTDRIKADEPYYSMKHKKHGMNVQVIARPDGTPLWFSRTLPGRTHDLTAARAHGILQACLTRQILILADRAYQGAGSTVRTPYKHHRIQPPTYQRFNRVHALLRAPGERAFARLKSWRILRRARCSTNRIGRIVAAVHTLLTCSYSG; the protein is encoded by the coding sequence GTGGTGTTCTCACGCATCACGCCGACAACGGAGGCTTCGTTGGTTCCGCATCCTGCCATGCTCGACGTCCCGCACGAGCTCGTCGAGCATGTCTCGTGGCTGCTGCACGCCCGCAGATCGGAGATCAACTCTCCCTGGCGCAGGCTGGGTTGTTTCAAGCAGGCCCTCCTCGCGCTCGCGTATCTGCAGAAGAACGAGACGTTCGCCCAGCTCGGGGCAGGTTTCGGTGTGTCCGAAGCCACGGCATGGAGGTACGTCGACGAAACCCTCGAGGTCCTGGCCGCCTGGGCACCCGGCCTCCGCGAAGCCCTCGTGGGCTTGGGTGACGGTGACTTCGTCATTGTTGACGGCACCCTGATCCCCACCGACCGCATCAAGGCGGACGAGCCCTACTACTCGATGAAGCACAAGAAGCACGGCATGAACGTCCAGGTCATCGCCCGCCCCGACGGCACCCCGCTGTGGTTCTCCCGCACGCTGCCCGGACGGACCCACGACCTGACGGCAGCTCGTGCTCACGGAATCCTGCAGGCCTGCCTGACCAGGCAGATCCTCATTCTGGCCGACCGGGCCTACCAAGGCGCCGGCTCAACCGTCCGCACCCCCTACAAGCACCACCGCATCCAGCCGCCGACCTACCAGCGGTTCAACCGCGTACATGCCCTACTCCGCGCCCCGGGCGAACGCGCCTTCGCCCGCCTGAAGTCCTGGCGCATCCTCCGCCGGGCCAGATGTTCCACCAACCGCATCGGACGCATCGTCGCCGCCGTCCACACCCTCCTCACCTGCAGCTATTCAGGATGA
- a CDS encoding IS5 family transposase (programmed frameshift), whose product MVVGLAVGKRQSRPWIVSDELWSLIEPLLPDPAPKQVEGRPRVPDRQALCGILFVLHTGIQWEYLPQELGFGSGMTCWRRLAAWNDAGVWDQLHLVLLKKLRVAKKLDWSRAVIDSSHIRAARPGPKSGPSPVDRARPGSKHHLIVDGQGIPLAVSLTGGNRNDITQLIPLLKKIPSVAGLVGRPRNRPDSLLGDRGYDHDKYRRLVWAMGVKPVIARRGVPHGSGLGVHRWVVERTIAWLHGFRRLRIRWERRDDIHEAFLGLATCLITHRHVQRLC is encoded by the exons ATGGTCGTTGGTCTGGCCGTGGGGAAACGTCAGTCGCGGCCATGGATCGTGTCGGATGAACTATGGTCGCTCATCGAGCCGTTGCTTCCGGATCCGGCGCCGAAACAGGTGGAGGGACGCCCCCGGGTACCGGACCGGCAGGCACTCTGCGGGATCCTGTTCGTGCTGCATACCGGGATCCAGTGGGAATACCTGCCGCAGGAGCTGGGGTTCGGATCCGGTATGACCTGCTGGCGGCGCCTGGCAGCGTGGAACGATGCCGGCGTCTGGGACCAACTGCACTTGGTGCTGCTGAAGAAGCTGCGGGTCGCGAAGAAGCTGGACTGGTCGAGGGCGGTGATCGACTCCTCCCACATCAGGGCAGCTCGAC CGGGGCCCAAAAGCGGTCCCAGCCCGGTCGACCGAGCACGTCCGGGCAGCAAACACCACCTCATCGTCGACGGCCAGGGCATCCCACTTGCCGTCTCGCTGACCGGCGGCAACCGCAACGACATCACCCAGCTGATACCCCTGCTGAAGAAGATCCCGTCTGTTGCCGGCCTCGTCGGACGGCCACGCAACCGCCCCGACAGCCTGCTCGGCGACCGCGGCTACGACCACGACAAATACCGCCGTCTCGTCTGGGCAATGGGGGTCAAACCGGTGATCGCCCGCCGCGGCGTCCCGCACGGATCCGGCCTCGGAGTCCACCGGTGGGTTGTGGAACGGACCATCGCCTGGCTCCACGGCTTCCGCCGACTACGCATCCGCTGGGAACGACGCGACGACATCCACGAAGCCTTCCTCGGACTCGCCACCTGCCTCATCACCCACCGCCACGTCCAACGCCTTTGTTAG
- a CDS encoding SPFH domain-containing protein, producing MAGLQRGRTGHALVLSRLGRYRGTVRRSGLLWISPLLRRRAVDVRLRHWRSEPLAVADVEGSLLRVVVIVVWRVKDTARAVFAVDDHGTYLREQIEAVTARVVSRFPADSFHETGRGTASLRQADAVGDMLSQLLAKECRAIGLEVFSVQPIRIEYAPDVAEAMRRRQIAAIDARHRDTVLASVLDAVDETVTRLTERGLVGLDDYERKALVKDLTVAFYTGHSGPTPGT from the coding sequence ATGGCAGGCCTGCAACGGGGCCGGACAGGACATGCCTTGGTCCTGAGCAGGCTCGGACGCTACCGGGGAACCGTGCGCAGAAGCGGGTTGCTGTGGATCAGCCCGCTGCTGAGGCGCCGCGCTGTGGATGTGCGGCTGCGGCATTGGCGCAGCGAGCCGCTCGCGGTGGCGGACGTGGAAGGATCGCTGCTGCGTGTGGTCGTGATAGTGGTGTGGCGGGTCAAGGACACCGCCCGGGCCGTCTTCGCCGTGGACGACCATGGGACCTATCTGCGTGAGCAGATCGAGGCGGTGACCGCGCGAGTCGTCTCCCGTTTCCCCGCCGACTCCTTCCACGAGACGGGTCGGGGAACGGCGAGCCTTCGCCAGGCCGACGCCGTCGGCGACATGCTCAGCCAACTACTGGCCAAGGAATGCAGGGCGATCGGCCTTGAGGTCTTCTCGGTCCAACCCATACGGATCGAGTACGCGCCCGACGTCGCCGAGGCGATGAGGCGCAGGCAGATCGCGGCCATCGACGCACGGCACCGCGACACGGTGCTCGCCTCCGTTCTGGACGCGGTCGACGAGACCGTCACCCGGCTGACGGAACGCGGCCTGGTGGGGCTGGACGACTACGAACGAAAAGCTCTCGTCAAGGACCTGACCGTGGCCTTCTATACAGGGCACAGCGGCCCGACACCGGGCACATAG